From the genome of Halobacteriovorax marinus SJ:
AATCTGCTGTCCAATTCCTAGCTCAATTCCATAAACCTGAGCAATAAAGATTGCGGCCACTGATTCATAGAGTGCCGTACCGTCCATATTTATAGTGGCACCAAGTGGAAGAACAAATTTTGCTGTATCCTTTCTCACTCCAAGATTCTCTTCTACACATGTCATAGTGATTGGAAGAGTTGCCGCTGATGATGATGTTGAAAATGCTGTCAGTAATGGTGAACTTAAATTTTTCAAAATAAATAATGGAGACTTCTTCATTCTCCAAGATGCAATAAACATAAGAACGCAAGCATGAAGAAGCAATCCAATAATATAAGTCTTAGTGTCATTGCCTCAAGACTTTCCATGAAACTAACAATTGGTTGAGCTTTCTTAGGCATGTAGAGAGCAACAATTCCAAACATAATTGCGAATACAATAACCTGTAAAACAGTCGAAGTTGCCATCGCTTCAAATGGGTTTGTTGGAATCGCATTTATGATTACATCTAAAATCGTCTGATAGAGTCCTTTCGATTGCGTTACCTTCTGGTGCATGGCTTCGGAAAGTCCATGAAGTCCTGCTGTGTCTTGAATACCTTCAACACCTACACCTGGATTAATTAAATTCACCATGATTAAACCGAAGAAAACGGCCATTGCTGTAGTTAGAAAATAATAACCAACGGCCTTTCTTCCCATTGAGCCCAAACTCTCAGGAGTTCCCAAGTGATACATGGCCATAAAAATGGAAGAGAGTACTAGAGGAACAATAACCATTTTAAGTAGTCTTATAAAAACTGTTCCTATTGGTTTAATATAGGCGGCCAACTCACCGTGACCACTGAAGTAGAGCGCGAGCCCTGCAATTAAACCTGCGATCATTGCTATACCAATGAGTTTCGCTTCTTTCTTAGATGCTTCCTGCATTTATTTCCCCTTTCTGCTTATGTCTTTTAAAAGTTTGTTAAAATATAAAAATGTTAAATCATCCTATAACTTTCATAATGATTTCTCTAAGCATAGTCTTAATCATGTCGACTTTAATTCTTAGTCTCGGAAATCCTATGATCTTTCACTAAGGCAGTTATGCAACTTATTCAAATTATAGGTAGATTATTTGTACTAACTATTCTCGTTGCAAGTGGCCTTCTTGTAAACAGGGCATTTTCTAAAGTGGAAGCTCCTAATTATGACTTTACTCTCCAAAAGCTTGAGCCTTTTACTCCGGGAAAGGAAGCTTCAACTATTCCAAACACACTTGGAAAAGCTGATACTGTTGAAGATAACGGTGACACAAAAATTTTGAGATACTCGATCAGTCATGTCAGGTACAAATTCCCTGTCTATGTTCAAATAAAAAAAGGAATCATCTTAGACTTCTTTGCAAAGCTACCTACTTACTTTCTTCATGATACATTTCATCAATCTCTTATCAATAAATATGGAAAGCAGAGTAAGTATCATCGACAAGAGAACGATGCGCTCTATGTTTGGAATGATATCGAAAATATTAAAATCATCTACAGTGGCTCTTGCACCGTAACTTGTTTTCCTAATTATGTAAGCTTTATACAAAAGACAAATAAAAAGGGAGACTATGTCCCCCTTGTTCAAAAATTTAGTAATAATTTTCTAGGTAAGAAAACTAAATAGGATCTTCACGTTTAGAGTTTAGGTAGAGAGCTGCAAAGCCTCCAATTATCATAATCAGACATAGAATTTGTCCCATCGTAGTCGTTCCACCGAAGTAGTAACCTAATTGTTGATCGGCCTCTCTGAAAAACTCGATAAAGTATCTAAAGAATCCATAACCAATTACAAAAGAACATGCAATCACGCCGTGTCTTTTTACTTTTGTCATAATTAGCCAAAGGATCAATGTAAGAAGTATTCCCTCAGCGAAACCTTCATAAAGCTGAGAGGGATGTCTCGGGTAAGGGCCACCTGTTTTAAAAACCATTCCAAAAGGAGAATCAGTAACTCTTCCATAGAGTTCACCATTTATAAAATTCCCCATTCTCCCAAAGAAGAGTCCCGGTGTTCCAGCAAGGGCCGTAGCGTCCATAACCTGTGCCCAAGAAACTCCATTTTTTCTACCAAAATACCAACCTCCAAATAGTAGGCCGGCCAAAGCACCATGGAAACTTAATCCCCCCTGCCAAACATAGAATAATTCTCCGATGTGACCTGAGTAATAATCCCAGTTATAAATGAAGACATAAGCAAATCGCGCACCCAAGAACATGCAAATAAGCATAGTGGTAATCATTGAGTCGATTTTATCTTTTTCGATTTTATAAAAACCTTTTTCTACAAGTTTCTTTAATAAGATATTTGCGATTACAAAACCGATGACATACATCATTCCATACCAACGTACACTTACAGGTCCTATGGAAAAAATAATTGGATCGATATTGAGAGGGTTCATGAATACTCCTGCATAAATTTATATGCATTCATGCTACTCTCATTGACTTTGCATTACAATTTTTTAAATTTTAATCAAGCATGACAACAAAATTTAAAGATTCAAATTTGTTCTCGGTTGAAAACTTTCTGTTGGATAAATCAATCCTTCATAAGTTCTACAAAGTGATTGAATCATCTGTCTCGTAGGCACTGTCATTGAGCCGTAGCTAAAGTATGAGCAGTGAGCAGATAAGAAAGAAAGAAATTGCTCTGGCCCCATCTTGATTGATCTATCCTTTAAACTACTATCGAGTTTAAGAACTTTGAAAGAGCTCTTCATTTTCTTCTGACCATCTTGAGTATAGAGCCAACGCTTAAAGACATCGATGAAAACGACTTCACCACTGGCCTCGATCGGCTTTTGCACAACGATCCCCTCTTCCACTGGAACACCCCAAAAACCAATAATGCCAAGAGGAGCAAGTGACCATGAAAGAAATCTCATTAAAATAATCTTAGAGGCCAACTCAAATCTTGAAGTTGCGAAGTCATCCGTGCAACCCATTTCCCACTCTTTAAAAGAATGGCCATAGATCATAAGGCCAACGCCTCTGTAGCGATAAATATTATAGGTTTCTTTAGGATGGATACTCTCGCTACCAAATTTATCAGACTCACTATAAAGTCCTATTTGGCGCATAACACCAGGACTTGCTTCTTTAATGGTTAGTAACTTGCCAAACTTCTCTTGTGAGAAGTTTTCCATAGCAGTTTCTGACTCAGTGCTAGAGAGCTCATCAAATTTTAAAGACTTCAAAAGTTCTACAACTTCAGAATTAAAATGTGACGTTTGAAGACGGATATAAACTGGTAAATTCATACCCTTAAAATACTGAAAATACGTGTAGTTAGGCGTTTCCATATATCCCTCGCTCTTGCTATAAACTTTCTCGCAGGTAAGTACCTGTTTTTGTGAAAGTATCCCCACTAAACTTATCGTCAATCTTCGCTATTTAATTAATAAATTCCGCCTTTCTTAAAGAGGTTTTTCCCTCTAGAATTGCTATAAAATCTTGACATTAGGCCCCAAATTTTATACATCTTCTAGATTCTGAATAATAGTGACCAAGTTTAGGGTAACAAGATTCTCCAAAAAACTGCGAGGACCCCTGAGTTTGTCAAATACTAGGAGTATTAAATGTACGGAGTTGTTGAGATTTCAGGACACCAGTATAAAGTTCAAGCTGGAGATGTTCTTGATGTTGAAAAACTAAGCAACGAAGCAGGTTCAACTGTTGAGTTAGAAAAAGTTTTATTCATTGGTGGGGAAAAGCCATTAGTTGGTCTTCCTACAGTTAGTGGTGCAAAGGTTACTGCAAAAGTTATCAAGCACGACAGATCTAGAAAGATTATTGCTTTCAAAAGAAAGCCTGGTATGTACCAGAAGAAGATGGGTCACCGTCAAAACTATACTGCTCTTTTAATCACAGAGATTAACGATGGTAACGGTAACGTTACAAAGATCGATGCTGATTCAAAAGCTGCAAAGAAATTTTTAAAATAAGTTTTAATTAGGAGAATAAGTCATGGCACACAAGAAAGCCGGTGGTTCAACAAGTAACGGACGTGATTCAAACCCAAATATGTACGGGGTTAAGAAATTTGGTGGTGAGAAAGTCATCCCAGGAAATATTATCATCAGACAAGCTGGAAACAAGTTCCACGCAGGTCCAGGTGTTAAGCAAGGTAAAGACTGTACTCTTTTCGCGGTAACAGAAGGTTCTGTTAAGTTTTCATACTATAACAAAACTAAGAAAATCGTATCAGTTGTACAAGGTTAATTGATATTTTCAAAACATCATAATAAAAGGGAATCCAAACGGGTTCCCTTTTTTTATATGGGGCTAAATATTAAAGTTAGTGAGATAGTTAATGCGGTTTATAGATGAAGTTGTAATCACAATTATAAGCGGAAACGGTGGTAATGGTTGTGCCAGTTTTCGAAGAGAAAAGTTCTACCCATTGGGAGGACCAGACGGTGGCGACGGCGGAGATGGTGGAAGCGTCTTTATTCAGGCCGATAGAGGAATAAATACTCTCGTTAACTTTCGAAGCAAGAGAATATTCAAAGCTGAGCATGGACAAGATGGGATGAACTCCCAGTGCCATGGCAGATACGGAGAAGATCTCACTCTCAATGTCCCAGTCGGTACTATTATTCGCTCAGCAGAAACGGGTGAAATCATCGGCGACTTAACAGAGCATGGTGAAAAAATACTCATGGCAGAAGGTGGTCGTGGTGGAATGGGAAATATACACTTCAAGTCCTCAATCAACCAGGCCCCTAAGCACGCTACTTTCGGTAAGGAAGGTAGAACTCTTGAAATAGAGCTAGAACTTAAACTAATTGCAGATATAGCATTAATTGGACTTCCAAACGCTGGTAAGTCTACTTTAATTTCAACAATTTCA
Proteins encoded in this window:
- the rpmA gene encoding 50S ribosomal protein L27 encodes the protein MAHKKAGGSTSNGRDSNPNMYGVKKFGGEKVIPGNIIIRQAGNKFHAGPGVKQGKDCTLFAVTEGSVKFSYYNKTKKIVSVVQG
- the obgE gene encoding GTPase ObgE; the protein is MRFIDEVVITIISGNGGNGCASFRREKFYPLGGPDGGDGGDGGSVFIQADRGINTLVNFRSKRIFKAEHGQDGMNSQCHGRYGEDLTLNVPVGTIIRSAETGEIIGDLTEHGEKILMAEGGRGGMGNIHFKSSINQAPKHATFGKEGRTLEIELELKLIADIALIGLPNAGKSTLISTISAAKPKIADYPFTTLEPNLGVVTMGPEQSFVVADIPGLIEDASEGKGLGIKFLKHIERTKAFVHLVDVSWCLDEFEAFEQYVTIREELRKYNEDLLTKKELVCLTKIDAMTEEEIQKFIDFFEEQIDRKVLPLSAVSGRNIGLLKSLMLKTFEDYEE
- the lgt gene encoding prolipoprotein diacylglyceryl transferase, which codes for MNPLNIDPIIFSIGPVSVRWYGMMYVIGFVIANILLKKLVEKGFYKIEKDKIDSMITTMLICMFLGARFAYVFIYNWDYYSGHIGELFYVWQGGLSFHGALAGLLFGGWYFGRKNGVSWAQVMDATALAGTPGLFFGRMGNFINGELYGRVTDSPFGMVFKTGGPYPRHPSQLYEGFAEGILLTLILWLIMTKVKRHGVIACSFVIGYGFFRYFIEFFREADQQLGYYFGGTTTMGQILCLIMIIGGFAALYLNSKREDPI